The Catenulispora sp. MAP5-51 nucleotide sequence GAATGGGTCTCGGCGATCGGCTCCACGTTGCACGCCGGGGGCCTGGTCTGGCTGGCGTTCCTGGCGCCCTCGGGGCAGCTGTCGGCGACCGCGGCGGTTCCGTTGGCCCTGTCGGGGATCGGCGCCGGGCTGGCGCTGTCGCGGGCCCGGATCGCCGGGCTCGGCCGGACCCGGCGGGAGCAGCCGGGGCGGGCGCCGGCGCTGCTCGGTGCGCTGCCGATGGCCGGGGCGGCGCTGGGGATCGCGGTGATCGCCGTGGCGGCGCATGCCGGCCGGACCGGCGTGCCGGGCCCGGACCGCGCCGCACGGACGGCGCTGTGCTGGGCCGCCGGGCTGGCCCTGGCCGCGGCGGCGGCGATCCTGGCGGTGCCGCGCGAGCGGGACCCGGCTCAGGGGCTGCCGGGGATGCCGCGGGTGCCGGGGCAGCCGGGGAATCCCGGGCGGCGTGGGTCGGCGTGGCTGGCGTTGAAGCCGATCGCGGCTTTGGAGTCGCGGTCGCCGGATTCGGGGTCGGCGCGGGGGGTTCAGGAGACGATGTGGACGATGGCGGTGGGGACGTCGGCGAGGTCGGCGAGGTCGGCAAGGTCGGTGGCGGTGTGGACGATGGCGAGGTCGGCGAGGTCGGCGAGGTCGGCGAGGTCGGCGAGGTCGGCGTTGGCGGCGACGTGGCGGGTGCGGGTGCGGCTGGCCGTGCTGGGGTGGCTGCTCACCGGGCGGAACGTCGGTTGTCGGCCGTCGGCGTCCAGGAGGCGATGTGCCGCGCCGCGGTGAAGCTCGCCCACGACGTCAGCTGGATCAGGGTCCTGGCTCCGCCCGCCGCGGCCCGGTAGGTGTCGACGGTCTCCTGGTCGACCTGCCAGGAGGCCATCGCCACCAGGACCGCCAGCCGTCCGGCGGGCACGTCGGCCGGCGGAAGTCCGGCCAGCGCGCGGTCCAGCCAGCGGCGGTCCAGGCCCGGCGGACGGCCGTCCCAGGAGCCGAGCACGCGCGGGAGCAGCTCGGCGACCGAGTCCGGCACGGCTTCGCCGGCGGCGCGCTCGACGGCCCCGGCGGCGCGCGCGAAGGCCTCGGCGACCGCCGGGCTGCCCGCGGCCCAGGCCAGGTCGGCCGGCAGCGGCGCGGCCGGGAGCAGGTCGGCCGAGGTGCCGGCGGGGGCCGGGCGGCGTGAGGCGCGGCGCATCAGGGCGCCGAGGACGCGGGCGACCATCGGGAGGGCGCCGCGCGGTGTGCCGTCGGGCATGGGGGCGTCGGGGAGGAAGACGTTGACCATGCGGTTCAGGTAGTGGAAGGACGCCGTCACGCCGATCAGCTCAGGGGCCTGATCGGGCGGGAAGGGCAGTTCGTGCTCTGCTGCGTGTTCGCGGATCGCGCTGTCCCGGGCCCATTTGGCGACGGCGCGCAGCTGCTCGTCGGTGACGTCGTCGAAACGGTCGTCGGCGATCGCTTGGGCGTCGCGGCCTCGGACGAGCGCGTTGACGGTCGCGGTGTGGACGGTGACGCAGTAAGGGCACGAATTCGCCAGCGATACGGCTGAGGCCGCGACCTCTTTGGTCGGCCGTTCGGCCAGGCCGTCGGCGATCAGGGTTTCGCGCAGCGTCAGCCAGCTGGCGGCCAGGAGTTCCGGGGCGGGGGAGTGCAGGGCCAGCGGCGGCGCCAGGACCCCGAAGTCCCGCTCCATCTCGTGGTAGACCTGCGCGACGAGGTGCCGAGCCGAGCGCACGTCTACCGGGGTGACGCGTTGGATCTGCGCCAGGGCGGTGCGGCGGAGCACCGGACGGATGGGGTTGGCACTCATCGTGGCTCCTTTTGGCTGCTTCAGCGGTTCCGGGACCGGTTTCCGGACGCGGTTTCCGGGCCTGGTTTCCGGGCCCGGTTTCGGGCGCGGCATATGTCTTGATGATCCGTGATATGCCGAGTCGCGGGCGCCTTCGAGATTGCGGAGAAGGGGCTCGGGGTTGCGGCCTGATCCGACCCGAAGCGCACATGGGAAGAGCTCGAAGCGCACACGGGAAGAAGATGACCGGCGTCCCGGTCTCGATACTCATCAGTGAGCACCACTGATCCCGACTTGCGACCTTCGCCCCGGATGTGGCGGACAGGGAGGACTCGTGAACGCGATGCAGGACGTCTTCACCGATCTGGCCGCGGAGGCGGCGGACCTCGACCGCGCCGTGGCCGGCCTGGATGCTGCCGGCTGGGCGACCCCGACGCCGGCGCCGGGCTGGACCGTGGCACACCAGATCGCGCACCTGGGCTTCGTCGCCCACCTGGCCTGGACGGCGGCCGCCGAGCCGCGGGCGTTCGGCAGGATGGCGGCGGCCGCCAAGGACGACTTCGAGGGCGCCGTGAACGCCGCGCTGAAGGACTATCTGGCCGGCGGCCCCGACCAGACCCTGGCACGCTGGCGCACGGAGCAGGCGGCGGCCACGAAGACGCTGGCGGAGGTACCGGCGGGGGAGGTCGTGCCGTGGTTGGTTAATCCGCTGCCGCCGTCGATTCTGGCCGCCGCGGGGATGATGGAGCTGTTCGGGCACGGGCAGGATGTCTATGACGCGCTGGGCATTGACCGGATCCCGACAGATCGGATCGGGCACCTGGCGTTCTTCGGGACGCGCACTCGCGACTTCGGGTACCTGGCGCACGGGCTCACGCCGCCGGCGGAGGAGTTCCGCTTCGAGCTGACGGCCCCGAGCGGGCTGGTGTGGAACTTCGGGCCGGATGACGCGGCGGAGCGGGTGACGGGGCCGGCGTGGGACTTCTGTCTGTTGGTGAGTCGGCGGCGGCACCATGCGGATCTGGCGCTTAGCGCGACGGGTGCGGAGGCTGCGCGGTGGTTGGGGATTGCGCAGGCTTATCGGGGGCCGGCTGGGGAGGGGCGGAGGGCGGGGCAGTTTGTGGGGGATTGAGTGGGGGGTTGGTTTCGGTAGGGGATGCGGGCTGCATTGCGGCGGAGCGGTTGGTGCTCCGCCGCTTTTGTGTGGGCGGTGCGGTTTGTTGGGTGGCCTAAAAGTGTTGTTTTACGGCTTCACGTATGGTTGCCGGATTCGCTGGTGGCGCATTTCGGGTGAGCGGCGCGGGTTGCGCTGGCGGCCGGCGGTCGTGGCTGAGCAAGAGCGCGCGCCGGTCCGAGTCACTGCGCACGCGTTTGGGCTGGCGGGCGTCTGCCGCGTTTGGTGGGCACCTAAAGTCAAGAGCAGGTGCCTCCGGCGGGCGCTCTACAGCGGGGGGCGCCCCCTGCGGACCTCCTGAAGGCGGCGGCCCGCGACTGTTCGGCTTTGTCTTCGTGCGTGGTGGCGCCGCGTTGTTCGGTGGCGGTGCTGCTTGTGGTCGCCATGTTCCGGGTCCCCCGCCGCGTCGACGCCTGACGGAAGCAGGCCGGTCCGGTGGTGTCAAGTCGGATCGCTGTTGCTGTGGCCGGGTATCAGCGACTTGACACCAACGGCCCGGCCAGCTTGGCTTCGCCCGCCGACGCGGCGGGGGACCCGGAACAAAGACCCCTGTATGGGATGCGGGATCCACCTGTCACAACGTGGTCGGCTATCGAGGGCCGAGTCCTGTGTGACACGTGGATCCCGCAGCTGCTGGGTGTCAGCCGACCACCACCAACCACCACCCCGACCCCACCCCGATCATCGGGCTGCCCTCACCGTCATCGGCAGTCCGCCGCGCACCCGTAGTGACAGCATCGGCTCGGGCACCACTCGGTATCCGGGCTGCGTCGCCAGCCTCAGTTCGCGGGCCACCATCGCCAGTACGAAGGCCGCCTCCATCAAGCCGAGGTTGTTGCCGATGCAGAAGCGCGGTCCGGCGCCGAAGGGGATGTACGCGTAGCGCGGGCGGTCGTGCGTCACGTCCGGGTTGAAGCGCTCCGGGTCGAAGCGGGTCGGCTGAGGCCAGTAGTCGGGGTGTCGGTGCATTGTGTACGGGCAGACCACCACGTCCGAGCCCGCGCGCACTCGGTAGCCGTCGATGTCGTCGTCGGCCTGGGCGATGCGGCCCAGCATCCATACCGGCGGGTACAGGCGCATCGCCTCCTCGATCACCATCGAGGTGTAGCGGAGGCGGTGCAGGTCCTCGAAGGTCGGGAGGCGGTCGCCCAGTACCTCGTTGGCCTCCGCGTGGACGCGCTCCCAGGCCCATGGGTTCTCGTGCAGCAGGTTGAAGGTCCAGCTCAGGGTGCTGGCTGTGGTTTCGTGGCCGGCCAGGAGCAGGGTCACCAGTTCGTCGCGCATGCGCAGGTCGCGTATGCGGGTGTTCGACTCGGCGCGGGTCGAGAGGATCAGGCGGGACAGGACGTCGTCGCCTGCTGTTCCCTGCGGGCGGGCGTCGCGTTCGGCGGTCAGTGCGTGGACCACGTCCTGGAGTTCGCGGCGGGCGTGGCGGAATCGGAGCTGTTTGGGGAGTGGTACCCACATCGGGACCATGCTCAGGGTGACGACTTCGAACATCGCCTGGTCCTGCATTGCCTGGAACGCTGCGCCGATGCCGCTGTGGGCGGCGAGGTCGGCGTCGAGCAGGGTGCGGCCCAGGACGCCGAGGGTCAGGCCGGTCATTTCGTGCATCACGTCGACGGGGCCGTGGCCGATGTGGGAGCGCAGGCGTGCGACGAGGGCGGCGGCCTCTTCGGCGACGGCGGGGGCCTGCTGGGCGATGCGCTTGGCCTGGAAGCCCGGCTGGATCGCCTTGCGCTGCTTGCGCCACAGTTCGCCTTCGCTGGTCAGGAGGCCGTCGCCGAGGGCGCGGCGGGCTTGGACCAGGCCGATGCCCTTGTGGTAGTTGCCGGCGTTGTCGGCCAGGACGTGCTTGGCGTAGTCGGGGTGGTTCACGAAGTACAGCGTCTTGGGGCCGATGGCGATGCGGACGGCGTCGCCGTAGCCGTCGGCTGCCGTGCTCATCAAGGCCAGGCGGTCCCGCATCAGCTTCCTGACCAGGCCGGGGGTCTGGCGGCGCGGGGGGCCGGGCCAGGGTTTGGCCGGCGGGGGCGGCGCCAGGTTCGTGGCGGTCATGGCCTAGCTCCTTGGGCGGGCGGCGACGGCTTCGGAGATCTGCTGGCGCCACACCTCGTAGGCCGGGACGCGGCCCTCGTCGCCGGACGGGCGTGCCTTGTCGCAGAGTTCTGCTGATTCGTGTGCTGTCATGCCGCAGAAGACGTTCAGGGCCAGTTCGGTGTGCGGCACGACCAAGTCGGCCTCGTAGCGCGCTGTTCCGGCGAACGCAGCACCCTGCGCCACCTGGGGCTGGTACTCGCCCGCGCGCTGCCAGAAGCGGCGCAGCTCGGCTTCGTCGACGCCGCCGGCGTAGGTCGCGGCCAGGCCGGCGCCGGCGTACAGGTCGGCGCGGCGGTCGAGGGCGAAGCTCTCGAAGGTGTCGGCGACCAGGTCCGGGTCGGTGCCGCAGACGAACCACATCGCGCGGCCGATGCCCTGGTCGATGGCGCGGGGGGCGTACCAGGCATGCTCGCCGCCCGGCCAGGGGAAGTGCGGTTCGCGGTATTGCTGGCGGACGTAGCTGTCGGTCTTGAAGAAGGCTTGGTGGAATCCGTAGCCGTCCAGGACCAGCCAGCGCATCAGCGGGTCCTCGCACGTGAAGCGGCGCCAGCGGAAGCGGGGCAGGCGCGCCAGGCCCCAACCGAGGCCCACCCACGCCATGTACTCGTGGTTCTTGGCGCGGCCGGCGAGGAAGTCGGCGAAGTGGTGCGAGCCGCCGATCGGCAGGCCGTCGCGGATCGTGAAGCCCATGCCGGCGCCCTCGTAGGCGAACCCGCGGAAGCGGACGGGGATCTGCTCCAGACCTTCTTCGGCGTCGGCGATGGTGCGGGCTTCGGCGGCGTGGGCGTAGCCGGTGAGGAAGGTCCCGCCGATCTGCTCCAGCAGGGCCGCGGAGTCGGCGTTCTTGATGTGGAAGCCGCGCTCGGTCATCAGCACGGCCTTGGGATTCGGGGTCAGGATGCGGCGCCGGAGCGCGCGCAGGGTGCCGGCCACGGTCAACTCCTCTCCAAGTGGGGGGTCGCGCCGGCGGCGGGGGCCGCCGGGGCGGTGAAGTGCTCGCGGATGCGCCGGCGCCACTGTTCGTAGGCCGGTTGCTCCGGTGTGCCGTCCTGGTAGGGGACCTCGGTGCGGTCCGCGAGGTCGACCACCTGATCGACGGTCAGGCCGGTGAGCGCCTTCGCGGCGGTCTCGGTGTGCTCCGGGACGTGGCCGGAGAAGTGCCGGCCCTTGACGGCCAGCACCGCCCCCAGAGCAACTTCGGCGCGGTGTTCGCCGGCGCCGTCCAGGAGCACACCGAGGCCCTCCGCTTCGCAGCCCCCTGCGAACACCGCGGCCAGGCCGACACCCGAGAACAGGTCGGCCTGGCGCCGCGGAGCGAAACGCCGCACCGCCGCCACGGTCTGGTCCGGGTCGCCGCCGTGGATGAACCACAGCGCCCGGCCGATGCCGAAGTCGACGGCGCGCAGGAAATAGGCGGGGGAGTCGTCCCACGGATACGGTTTGGGTATCCGCTGTTGCCCGACCCACTTGCGGGTTTTGAAGTACGCCAGGTCGAAGCCGTAGCCGTCGACGGCGAACCAGCTCATCGTCGGGTAGAAGGCCGAGCCGGACAGGTCCGGCAGGACGTTGCGCCACAGCGGACGAGGCAGATGCGACATCGCGAATCCGATGCCGATGTACGTCAGGAAGATGTGCGGCTGTCCGGAGCCCCTGAGCAGATCGCGGGCCCGGTGTCCTCGGCCCGCCGCCATCGCGTCGCGGATCGTGTAGGCCATCGCAGCACCCTCATAGGCGAAGCCGCGCACCTCGTCGTCGACGAGGGCCAGCCGCTGCTCCAGCTCATACTGCCGACGTACTTCGATGCCCCACTCGAACCCGCACACGACCGCTTGAGGAATCGCTTCCAGTTGTGCGGTCGCGGTGTCGGCCGCGATGGGGAAGCCTCGCTTCCGGAAGCTCACTTCGGCGAACGACGGAGTGAGCGCGAGCCGGCGCAACGTCCCCAACAAGGGCGCCATAGTGTCCTGTCTCCCGGATGCCGGTGCGGCGCGAGAACGGGCGGCCGCGGGGCGGAATCGGTCTTTCTCAGGATGCTGCTATGGCTGCGGCGGCGGCTTCTTCCGACGTGCGGGGCAGGGGTCAGCTCAGTTGCTTTTCAGGCTCCTGATCCGTGTTGGTGCGTATCCGATGGCGCTGCCAGGCCGCCCGCATCGACTCCGTCGCGGCGGCGGCGTCGTCTCCGGCGGCACAAATCAGGCCTCGTACCTGTGCCTCGAAGCAGGTGTCCGCGTCGTACGGCTCGGTCAGGTAACCGCCGAGCTCCAGCGTCACCAGCCCGTGCAGCGCGATCCACATCCGGTGCGCGGTCAGCTGCGCGTCGCCGTCCTCGAAGCGCCCGGCCCGGGTGCAGCGCTCGACGGCGTCGACGAGGATCGCGAGCGTGTAGCGGCCGTGGCTGCGGTCCTCGTCGGTGAGCGAGAAGCCGACGAGGGTGGAGCCGCCGAACATCACCGCGTACAGGTGGCTGTGCTCCAGCGCGTTCTGGCGGTAGGCGATGCCGAGTTCGGCGACGTCGGCGACCGGGTCGTCGGAGGCGCCGACCGCGCCCATGCCCGCGGCCAGCCGGCCGAAGCCCTCGTGGACCAGGGCGCGGACCAGGTCGTCCATGCCGCTGAAACGGGTGTAGACGGCCATGGTGGAGGTGCCGACGGCGGCGGCCAGGCGGCGGGTGGTCAGGGCCGAGGGCCCCTGCTCGGCCAGCAGGCGGGCCGCGGCCTCCAGCAGGTTCGCGCCGAGTTCGGGGTCGGCCTGGCGGGGGCTCATCAGTACGGGTCCGCCGATCGGTGAGAAGGGATCAGGGGGTCAGGGGCGAGGGCAGGGAGCTCAGGGAAATCAGGGTCCGTGCTCATCTTGACCGATGCCCGGACGCGGAGGGAAGATGCGGGCATAACATCGTTATGTAACGCTGATATCGAACGATCGGGGCCTGACGATGACCGGATCCCGCACCCTCGTCCCGGCCGGTCCGCTCGGCGGCTACCGGCCGGTCGCCGACGAGGTCAGTGTCTTCGACCTCGATGTCGCCGGCCTGCTGCCGCCCGAGCTCGACGGCACGCTGCTGCGCATCGGCCCGAACCCCGTGCACGCCCCGGATCCGGCCCGGCGCCACCACGCCTTCGCCGGCGACGCGATGGTCCACGGCGTCCGGATCCGCGCCGGCCGCGCCGAGTGGTACCGCAACCGCTGGATCCGCACCGACCGCGTCTGCCGCGCGCTCGGCACGCTGCCGACGCCCGGGCCCCGGCACGGCCTGTCGGACAACGCGAACGACAACATCCTGCGACACGCCGGCCGCACCCTGGCCCTCGGCGACGGCGGCGTACTGCCGGTCGAGCTGTGCCCGGAGCTGACCACCATCGCGCGGTCGGACTTCGACGAGACGCTTCCGGACGGCCTGTGCGCGCACCCGGAACGCGACCCGGTCACCGGTGAGCTCTATGCCGTCGCCTACCGGCCCGGCCGCGCGCACATCCAGTACCTGACCGTCGACGTCGCCGGCCGGGTCCGGAGCTGCGAGCCGATCGAGCTCGGCCACACGCCGATGATGCACGCGTTCTCCCTGACCGATCGGCACGCGGTCTTGTACGACCTGCCCGTCGTTTACAGCCCTGCCGCGGTGGCGGCCGGCAGTCGCGTTCCCTACGCCTGGGACGACGCCGTCCCGGCGCGCCTTGGCGTACTGCCTCGCGAAGGCGCCGCCGCAGACATCCGCTGGATCGACGTCGACCCCTGCTACGTCTTCCACCCGGTGAACGCCTACGAGACCGGAGGCCGGCTCGTCCTGGACGTCGTCCGCCACGACCGTGTCTTCGATTCCGACCGCTTGAGCCCCGGTGAGTCCCGGCCGACGCTGTGGCGCTGGGTCCTGGAGTCCGAACGAGGAGTCGTGATCGAGAGCCGCCAGTTGGACGACACGGTCGTGGAGTTCCCGCGCATGGACGACCGCTTCAAGGGCACGCCGCACCGCTACGCGTTCGCGGTGGCGATGCGCCCCGGCGCCGGCGGGGCCCTGGCCGGTCCCGGGCTGGTCCGGCACGACGTGCTCACCGGCGGCACCGACGTCCACCGCTTCGGCCCGGGCCGCCTGACCGGCGAGCCGGCGTTCCTGCCGCGCGGCCCGCACGCCCCCGAGGGCGACGGCTGGCTGCTCAGCTTCGTCTACGACGCCGCCGACGACCGCAGCGACCTGGTGGTGCTGGACACCGCCGACTTCACCGGCCCGCCGGTCGCCGAGATCCGGCTGCCGGTGCGCGTGCCGCACGGGTTCCACGCCGGATGGATCGCAGCCTCCTGATGAGTCCGGCCTCGCAGCCGTCCCGCGAAAAGGCGCCGCCGAAGCCGTGACGGTATTTATACCGACACCGGGACCCGCGGTGGGAATTACCCGCCGGCGAAAGCCGAATTCTCAAGGGCCCTCTTGTGGGGCCGCCCCGGATGCGGTCACGCGCCGAGCAATCCGGAAGATGTCAGGGTCCGGTCATGGGAGTGACCATGGCGATCGCCGGCCGGTCGCGTGAGGCCGATGAGATCTGTCGGAAAACTTCCGGTATAGGCCGACCTATCTCATTGTGAATTCATCATCCGGGCGTGGGTCCCATGGGCTGGATGCGGCTATTGCGGGGTTGCTCAGTGTTCGTATAAGCTCGCCGCGATGGGAGAAGCGGGTGTTCCTTGCCGAATCACGCAACAGTCCCATTCTCGATGGCAGTCGGACCTGCCACGTCGGTGGCAACAGGCGATCAAGGGCAGATCATGGTTTTACGCTGATCCACGCCGTCGGCCGGACCGGGACCACCTCGCCGCTCCCGACCGGAGAGTTCTGTTTCAACGCTCCATGCAGGGGAGAGGCGATCATGCAACCGGCGGTGGAACACGCCATCGAAGCCATGTGGGACCGGTACGAGGAACCGTTGACGCTGTCGGAGATGGCCGCGGCGGCGAGCTTGAGCCGATTCCACTTCTCCAGGGTCTTCCGGTCGCTGACCGGGACCTCACCGTGCCGGTTCCTGGCCGCCGTGCGATTGTCGAAGGCCAAGGACACCCTGCTGCAGACCTCCCGGAACGTCACCGAGATCGCCTACGAGGTCGGATACAACAGCCTGGGAACCTTCACCAGCCGCTTCACCAGGAGCGTCGGCGTCTCGCCGGCCCGCTACCGGCAGCTGTCGCGCTCCGGCATGCCGGTCCCGCTGCCGGCCGCCGTCCCGGGGGCCCGCGGCGTGGTGCGGGGCCTGGTGGGCCTGCCGGAGCCGGCCGGGCCGCTGCGGATATACATCGGGGCCTTCGACAGCCCCATCGCCCAGGGCATGCCAGTGGCCTGCGACGTCCTCGACGCGCCCGGACGCTTCCGGCTCGAAGGCGTCCCGGACGGCGCCTGGTTCATCCGGGCGGCGGCGGTCCCGCTGCGGGACGTCGATCCCCGGCCGTGGAAGCGCAAGCCGCTGTTCGTGGGCGCCCTGGAACCCCTGCACATCCGCCGGGAGAAGACCCTCGACCTCGATCTCGAACTGCATCCGCTGGGCCTGCTCGACCTGCCGGTGCTCATCGCCCTGCCGGAACTGGACAGCGCCGAACTCCCGGAGGTCGTCGAACGGGTCATCGGCTCCGAGCGCAGAACTCACCCTCGGCCCGCGCGCAGCGAACGGCCGGCCCCGCGGGCCTCGGTCGACCTCCTCACGTCGCCCCGCTGCGCCTGAGTCGAAAACCGCTGTGCCTGACTGAAACCCTGTGGGCCCGCGGACGGCAACAGCGCACGTTGGGAGAAGCCGCACGCGTCGCAGGGTTCGAATATGTGGGGGACCGCAGTCCGCGACCGAAGGAGCTCCCCGCGTGCCCTCGACCCCGCCCACCGAGCCCGGACCGAGTCAGCGCGCTTCCTGGGCTCGCGGCTTCGAGCATCCGATCGCCTTCTGGTTCGGGGCGCTGTGCTGTACCGCCGGAGTGCTGCTCCACCTGCCCATGTACTACGGAGCCCGGGAC carries:
- a CDS encoding TIGR03084 family metal-binding protein translates to MNAMQDVFTDLAAEAADLDRAVAGLDAAGWATPTPAPGWTVAHQIAHLGFVAHLAWTAAAEPRAFGRMAAAAKDDFEGAVNAALKDYLAGGPDQTLARWRTEQAAATKTLAEVPAGEVVPWLVNPLPPSILAAAGMMELFGHGQDVYDALGIDRIPTDRIGHLAFFGTRTRDFGYLAHGLTPPAEEFRFELTAPSGLVWNFGPDDAAERVTGPAWDFCLLVSRRRHHADLALSATGAEAARWLGIAQAYRGPAGEGRRAGQFVGD
- a CDS encoding carboxymuconolactone decarboxylase family protein, with the protein product MSANPIRPVLRRTALAQIQRVTPVDVRSARHLVAQVYHEMERDFGVLAPPLALHSPAPELLAASWLTLRETLIADGLAERPTKEVAASAVSLANSCPYCVTVHTATVNALVRGRDAQAIADDRFDDVTDEQLRAVAKWARDSAIREHAAEHELPFPPDQAPELIGVTASFHYLNRMVNVFLPDAPMPDGTPRGALPMVARVLGALMRRASRRPAPAGTSADLLPAAPLPADLAWAAGSPAVAEAFARAAGAVERAAGEAVPDSVAELLPRVLGSWDGRPPGLDRRWLDRALAGLPPADVPAGRLAVLVAMASWQVDQETVDTYRAAAGGARTLIQLTSWASFTAARHIASWTPTADNRRSAR
- a CDS encoding DUF1702 family protein; the encoded protein is MAGTLRALRRRILTPNPKAVLMTERGFHIKNADSAALLEQIGGTFLTGYAHAAEARTIADAEEGLEQIPVRFRGFAYEGAGMGFTIRDGLPIGGSHHFADFLAGRAKNHEYMAWVGLGWGLARLPRFRWRRFTCEDPLMRWLVLDGYGFHQAFFKTDSYVRQQYREPHFPWPGGEHAWYAPRAIDQGIGRAMWFVCGTDPDLVADTFESFALDRRADLYAGAGLAATYAGGVDEAELRRFWQRAGEYQPQVAQGAAFAGTARYEADLVVPHTELALNVFCGMTAHESAELCDKARPSGDEGRVPAYEVWRQQISEAVAARPRS
- a CDS encoding cytochrome P450 is translated as MTATNLAPPPPAKPWPGPPRRQTPGLVRKLMRDRLALMSTAADGYGDAVRIAIGPKTLYFVNHPDYAKHVLADNAGNYHKGIGLVQARRALGDGLLTSEGELWRKQRKAIQPGFQAKRIAQQAPAVAEEAAALVARLRSHIGHGPVDVMHEMTGLTLGVLGRTLLDADLAAHSGIGAAFQAMQDQAMFEVVTLSMVPMWVPLPKQLRFRHARRELQDVVHALTAERDARPQGTAGDDVLSRLILSTRAESNTRIRDLRMRDELVTLLLAGHETTASTLSWTFNLLHENPWAWERVHAEANEVLGDRLPTFEDLHRLRYTSMVIEEAMRLYPPVWMLGRIAQADDDIDGYRVRAGSDVVVCPYTMHRHPDYWPQPTRFDPERFNPDVTHDRPRYAYIPFGAGPRFCIGNNLGLMEAAFVLAMVARELRLATQPGYRVVPEPMLSLRVRGGLPMTVRAAR
- a CDS encoding DUF1702 family protein; the protein is MAPLLGTLRRLALTPSFAEVSFRKRGFPIAADTATAQLEAIPQAVVCGFEWGIEVRRQYELEQRLALVDDEVRGFAYEGAAMAYTIRDAMAAGRGHRARDLLRGSGQPHIFLTYIGIGFAMSHLPRPLWRNVLPDLSGSAFYPTMSWFAVDGYGFDLAYFKTRKWVGQQRIPKPYPWDDSPAYFLRAVDFGIGRALWFIHGGDPDQTVAAVRRFAPRRQADLFSGVGLAAVFAGGCEAEGLGVLLDGAGEHRAEVALGAVLAVKGRHFSGHVPEHTETAAKALTGLTVDQVVDLADRTEVPYQDGTPEQPAYEQWRRRIREHFTAPAAPAAGATPHLERS
- a CDS encoding carotenoid oxygenase family protein, with the protein product MTGSRTLVPAGPLGGYRPVADEVSVFDLDVAGLLPPELDGTLLRIGPNPVHAPDPARRHHAFAGDAMVHGVRIRAGRAEWYRNRWIRTDRVCRALGTLPTPGPRHGLSDNANDNILRHAGRTLALGDGGVLPVELCPELTTIARSDFDETLPDGLCAHPERDPVTGELYAVAYRPGRAHIQYLTVDVAGRVRSCEPIELGHTPMMHAFSLTDRHAVLYDLPVVYSPAAVAAGSRVPYAWDDAVPARLGVLPREGAAADIRWIDVDPCYVFHPVNAYETGGRLVLDVVRHDRVFDSDRLSPGESRPTLWRWVLESERGVVIESRQLDDTVVEFPRMDDRFKGTPHRYAFAVAMRPGAGGALAGPGLVRHDVLTGGTDVHRFGPGRLTGEPAFLPRGPHAPEGDGWLLSFVYDAADDRSDLVVLDTADFTGPPVAEIRLPVRVPHGFHAGWIAAS
- a CDS encoding helix-turn-helix transcriptional regulator — protein: MQPAVEHAIEAMWDRYEEPLTLSEMAAAASLSRFHFSRVFRSLTGTSPCRFLAAVRLSKAKDTLLQTSRNVTEIAYEVGYNSLGTFTSRFTRSVGVSPARYRQLSRSGMPVPLPAAVPGARGVVRGLVGLPEPAGPLRIYIGAFDSPIAQGMPVACDVLDAPGRFRLEGVPDGAWFIRAAAVPLRDVDPRPWKRKPLFVGALEPLHIRREKTLDLDLELHPLGLLDLPVLIALPELDSAELPEVVERVIGSERRTHPRPARSERPAPRASVDLLTSPRCA
- a CDS encoding WHG domain-containing protein → MSPRQADPELGANLLEAAARLLAEQGPSALTTRRLAAAVGTSTMAVYTRFSGMDDLVRALVHEGFGRLAAGMGAVGASDDPVADVAELGIAYRQNALEHSHLYAVMFGGSTLVGFSLTDEDRSHGRYTLAILVDAVERCTRAGRFEDGDAQLTAHRMWIALHGLVTLELGGYLTEPYDADTCFEAQVRGLICAAGDDAAAATESMRAAWQRHRIRTNTDQEPEKQLS